In the Phaseolus vulgaris cultivar G19833 chromosome 7, P. vulgaris v2.0, whole genome shotgun sequence genome, one interval contains:
- the LOC137829290 gene encoding uncharacterized protein has translation MKVLFDYHELWDVVESGMFALAANATKAQRVAHRDRKKKDNKALYLIHQGMNDEKFEQIEGATTASETWTILSNNYKGDDKIKRMKTNDETNSEQAKVEKILRSLTPRFEHVVAAIEEANDISKMTMNENKIEKPIEQALEAQASIGSSYHKHDSYFSKGRGDQNHGGTGRGGRGGIYNKSNVECYNCHKHDHYANECKSKGDNHASNCAQEDSNHEQEEDGVTLEALAVQPEAPAVQPEVVIQHEVATPIATMMERPRMQQRQPVHL, from the exons atgaaagttttgtttgattatcatgagttatgggatgtcgttgagaGTGGAATGTTTGCATTAGCTGCTAATGCAACTAAGGCGCAACGAGTAGCGCATCGTGATCGgaagaagaaggacaataaggctttgtatctcatccatcaagggatgaatgatGAGAAGTTTGAGCAgatagaaggagcaacaactgcCAGTGAGACTTGGACAATTTTGTCAaacaattataaaggtgatgataagatcaaaagg atgaagaccaATGATGAAACAAATTCGGAGCAAGcaaaggtggagaagattttgagatctttaactcctagatttgaacatgttgttgccgcaattgaagaggccaatgacatttcaaaaatgaca atgaatgaaaataaaattgaaaaaccaattgaacaggctttagaagcacaagcctcaattggtagctcctatcataaacaTGATAGCTATTTCAGCAAAGGTCGTGGTGACCAGAATCATGGAGGCACTGGTCGTGGAGGACGAGGaggcatttataataaatcaaatgttgagtGTTATAATTGTCATAAACATgaccattatgcaaatgagtgcaaatcaaaaggtgataatcatgcttccaattgtgctcaagaagatagTAATCATGAACAAGAggaagatggagtcactcttgaagcacttgcagttcaacctgaagcacctgcagttcaacctgaagttgtaattcaacatgaagttgcaactccaattgcaactatgatggagcgaccaagaaTGCAACAACGACAACCTGTACACCTTTAA